One window of the Luteolibacter sp. Y139 genome contains the following:
- the argS gene encoding arginine--tRNA ligase: MTLIQDLESRLSAAFQQVLGETVDAPVVAAADLRFGDYQSNAAMAQAKQRKTNPRALAEQVIAALDLGDVGTADIAGPGFINFKISPATFAARAQAQLADARLGVPDIGAGKTVVVDFSAPNVAKPMHVGHIRSTIIGDSLARISRFLGFTVITDNHIGDWGTQFGMILHGWKTLLNEEALATDPIAELLRVYRDVNATKEQPGVLDTCKAELVKLQAGDPENLAIWQRCIDVSKAGLQKIYDRLDIHFDHWLGESYFNDRLPSLVDEFLEKGLARVSDGAVCVFSDETKAPEADPFKVHREEGWTDNPSIIRKADGGFLYATTDLATLEYRVEQWKADEIWYVVGVPQQLHFRQIFDAAHRWGKQGEFRHIAFGSILGEDRKLMRTRSGENVGLIEVLGEAVERAAAAIAEKNPDLTGEEAKEVAEIVGIGAVKFAELSQNRLTDYVFAWDRMLALQGDTAPYLQYSHVRIRSIFRKLDGPFDAAGVALHLNEDAEIHLSRLLARFGEILPQVLDDHRPNLLANYLLELARAFHSFFEACPVLKAEEPVRSSRLALCDLTSRVLSTGLGLLGIRCPERM, encoded by the coding sequence ATGACCCTGATCCAGGACCTCGAATCCCGCTTGTCCGCCGCCTTCCAGCAAGTGCTCGGTGAAACCGTTGACGCGCCCGTGGTGGCCGCGGCCGACCTGCGTTTCGGCGACTACCAGAGCAATGCCGCGATGGCGCAGGCCAAGCAGCGCAAGACGAACCCGCGCGCGCTGGCCGAGCAGGTGATTGCGGCCTTGGATCTGGGTGACGTTGGCACCGCTGACATCGCCGGTCCCGGATTCATCAATTTCAAGATCAGCCCCGCGACCTTCGCCGCACGTGCCCAGGCCCAGCTTGCGGACGCCCGGCTCGGCGTGCCGGACATTGGTGCCGGCAAGACGGTAGTCGTTGATTTCTCGGCGCCGAACGTGGCGAAGCCGATGCATGTGGGGCACATCCGGTCGACCATCATCGGTGACTCGCTGGCGCGGATCTCGCGTTTCCTCGGCTTCACGGTCATCACCGATAACCACATCGGGGACTGGGGCACGCAGTTCGGCATGATCCTTCATGGCTGGAAGACGCTGCTCAATGAGGAGGCGCTTGCCACTGATCCGATTGCGGAGTTGCTGCGTGTTTATCGGGATGTCAATGCGACCAAGGAGCAGCCCGGCGTGCTGGATACTTGCAAGGCCGAGCTGGTGAAGCTTCAGGCCGGTGACCCCGAGAACCTCGCGATCTGGCAGCGCTGCATCGATGTCTCGAAGGCTGGCCTACAGAAGATCTACGACCGGCTCGATATCCATTTCGACCACTGGCTCGGTGAGAGCTACTTCAATGACCGCCTGCCAAGCCTAGTCGACGAATTCCTCGAGAAGGGACTCGCTCGCGTGAGCGATGGCGCCGTGTGCGTTTTCTCCGATGAAACGAAGGCTCCGGAGGCCGATCCTTTCAAAGTGCATCGCGAGGAAGGCTGGACCGACAATCCTTCCATCATCCGGAAGGCCGATGGTGGCTTCCTCTATGCCACCACCGACCTCGCCACGCTTGAATATCGCGTGGAGCAATGGAAGGCGGACGAGATCTGGTATGTGGTCGGCGTTCCGCAGCAGCTTCACTTCCGGCAGATCTTCGATGCTGCGCATCGCTGGGGGAAGCAGGGCGAGTTCCGCCACATCGCCTTTGGATCCATCCTCGGTGAGGATCGGAAGTTGATGCGGACTCGCTCGGGTGAAAACGTCGGGCTCATTGAAGTGCTTGGCGAAGCGGTCGAGCGTGCTGCGGCAGCGATCGCGGAGAAGAATCCTGATTTGACTGGTGAGGAGGCGAAGGAAGTTGCCGAGATTGTCGGCATTGGCGCGGTGAAGTTTGCCGAACTCTCGCAGAACCGCCTCACCGACTACGTCTTTGCTTGGGATCGCATGCTTGCCCTGCAAGGCGACACTGCTCCGTATCTTCAATACAGCCACGTCCGGATCCGCTCGATCTTCCGCAAGCTCGATGGACCCTTCGATGCTGCTGGCGTCGCTCTTCATCTGAACGAGGATGCGGAGATCCATCTCTCGCGGCTGCTTGCCCGCTTTGGTGAGATCCTGCCGCAGGTGCTGGATGATCATCGCCCGAACCTGCTTGCGAACTACCTCTTGGAACTGGCGCGCGCCTTCCACTCGTTCTTTGAGGCCTGTCCGGTTCTCAAGGCCGAGGAGCCGGTCCGCTCCAGCCGCCTTGCGCTCTGCGATTTGACCAGCCGTGTGCTCAGTACGGGACTTGGGCTGCTGGGTATCCGCTGTCCAGAGAGGATGTGA